The nucleotide window GCAAGTGAACTGGCCGTTTATGAGCGGAAGATTGCCATGGCCAGATCCTATATGCTCAACCCGGATGATTTTAAGCCAGGTGAAGTCTATGGCATCGAAGGAGACCCGGGAGCCTACTTTAAAATCGATTATATGAATGGTGTATTTGCCTGGGGTGCACGTCTTAACGGAGATGGTAAAGAAGAAGCACTGCCGATTTCCCTTTTAACGGAAACAGAGCAAAACCAGAATAATTAAGAATCTGGTTTTGCTCATGTGTTAAAGGATGGAACAGCTTAAGCTGTCCACAGGATGATGTTTAATGGTCCTTAATGACTGCTGAAGTGTCATCTTCACGGTGAGAGGAAGCATACATGCGCTCCTGAGGATGGGTATTGATCGTGCCATCGGCTCTTTTTGAAGCGTATTCCGCTTTTGCCCGAGGCTCGCCCTCAAGCTTATTATTGTTCTGGTTCGGGAAATTGGTTACTTTATTTCGCATAATGCCCTCCGTGACGGGTAAAATTACGTGCATTCCAGAATGGATGCACGCAATCATAGTATTCGAGTAATGACACATAATCATAACTATATTAAAAATTGGCAAAGGGTGATCAGGATGCAGGAAACACACGAAGCGCTGGCCAGCCTGCTTCAGGAAAAAAACAACGGCATCACATATGAGCAGGCTTTGAGATGGGTCGAGCTGTTATGGAGTGACTTTGAAGCGACATACGCCAAAGCAGGCCATAAATATATGGGCAGCGAAATGACAGAAAAAGTCGTCCGCCAATGGATTGAAAATTACGGCAGCCAGCTGCACGAATTCGTTGCCAGGAATCCTAAGTATAAGCATTTATTGGAAGAGGAATAAACCTGACAAAGAGAATCCCCGTTTAAGAGGGGATTTTTGTTTTTTATCGGCATGATTAGCTCAATTAAGTGTGATTAACTACTGTGGGTTTCATAATCCCATCTCTAGCGCTCAGCTATTTTGCATCTCTGAGCAAGCTTTTGAATAATTGCACGGTAAAACATCATAATGGCGCAGTGATCGACGTTAATTGCACCATCAAGCAGAATAATTGCACGTTCAGTCTTATTCATTGCACCCTTAGCAGCTGGAATTAAACCGCAAACCTAATAATAGAAAAACCTCCTCAGCCACATGGGAAAGGAAGTCATAAAGTTTTGGAGTGACTCCAGCCAAACAAAAGCTGCACCCCCATTGTTAGTTTTGTGTCTAATAGTAAAGGTACAGCTCATAAATATTGGTCTTATCCTTCTCCTGGAATGAACTCCAGTTTCTTTCTTAGTTTTTCCTCACTGTAAATCCAGCCTGTGTAAGAGCTGAGGATTTCCAAATCCTTGTTCAAGTTCACGACTGCGACAAATGGATAGTGCCCGTTGCTGCGGTAGCGCAAATCAATGAACCTGACTTCGTAAAAATCATCATATTCATCACATTCCCAGCGGTAAACAGGTGAGAACGAAAGGAATGCGGATAGATTCTTATCTGTTTTTGCTGCTTCAAGCACCGGAGTTTCGGGAACTGGGACACGGTTGAACTGGTCAAGAATCCGCACATGACGTTTGTATCCGCGGCCGACGAAGAATTGGTGCTTGTTCATGACGGCTACACGCCAATGGTTGAACCGCATTGTCGGAGCGATAATGATATCGGTCGCATCCGGAACGATTTTCTCAACAGCACACTTGATTCGATGCTTCACAACGAATCGGTATATATAGTAGAGCACAAGGATTCCATAAATCGTTAAGAAGGTGTATCCGGGGTGTGCTCCAAATGCCCAGAGGAACAAACCGATGACATGAAGCGCAAAAATAATCGGATCAAATGTATTGATTACCCCCAATGCGACCCATTTCGACGAAAATGGCCTTAGTGCCTGTGTTCCATAAGCATTGAAAATGTCGACAAAAACATGAAGGAATACAGCAATGAATGTCCAAATCCATAAGTGCAGCAAATTTGCTTCCGGATTAAAAAAGTATATTGTCCCGGAAATAAGCAGCGGCCAAAGAAGGACAGCTGGAATAGAGTGAGTGACTCCGCGATGGTTCCGTATATAAACTGCATTATTTCTCAGTTTCAGAACGGTATCTATATCAGGGATTTGTGACCCGACGAGTGTAGCGACCAGTACGCTGCTGGCTGTGATGCTGCTTTCGCTGACAGCAGGATCAAGCGTCGCCAACCCGCCCAGAGCGAACCCCATGACAACATGGGTACCAGTATCCATGGAAACCGCCTCCTTTTTTAGATAGTTGATAAAAGCTAAATAAATGAACTGGCAAGTAAAAAGTCTTGTCACAATGCAAATAATCATTTACTTTTAAAGGGTTGAACCATTAAGTCCCTTTACTAGTCATAAAGGAGCTGGCGTAATGATTCAGATGATCATCCAATACGAAGTCAAACAAAATCTGCTTGGCCAATATCAAGAGGCCATCCATCGAATTTCCGCGATGCTTCCTGATTTCGAAGCAAATATGTTTTCATGCAGCCAGTCGGGCCAGCGGAATGTATTCATTGAATCATTTTTTGTGCCGACTGAAGCCCATTATCATGCAATGAAAAAAATGCGTCTTTCCCGGGACCATTCTGTTTTTGGAATGCTGGAGGATTACGTTCCGGGAGGACTCGAACGAATTGGCTTCATGGCGATTAAGCAGAAGCGTTAATATTATATTCCCAAATTTCCGGAAAGTTTAACACCTGGAGGAACAAAAGTGGCAACTGACATCAAGAAATGTGTAGATAAAATGGATAAAAAATCCTTTCAGGATGACTTGATAGGATGGTTTGTTAGCGAGCAGCGAGAACTGCCATGGAGAAAGGATCAGGATCCTTATAAAGTGTGGGTATCTGAGATCATGCTCCAACAAACTAGAGTAGATACTGTCATCCCTTATTTTAATCGATTTTTGGAAAGATTTCCAACCATAGAGGCGCTTGCATCCGCGGATGAAGAAAAGGTCCTGAAAGCCTGGGAAGGTCTCGGTTATTATTCCCGTGTCCGCAACTTACAATCCGCAGTGAAGGAAGTCCATGAACATTACGGAGGCAAAGTCCCTGATTCACCGGAAGAGATAGCTTCGTTAAAAGGGGTAGGCCCATACACGGCAGGGGCCATACTTAGCATAGCCTACGGGAAACCTGAACCTGCTGTTGACGGAAATGTGATGAGGGTCTTGTCGAGGATCCTCCTGATTTGGGATGACATTGCCAGACCTGCATCCCGTAAAATTTTCGAATCGGCTGTGAGGGAAATCATATCGCATGAAAACCCATCTTATTTCAATCAGGCCTTAATGGAGCTGGGAGCCCTAATTTGTACGCCTACTTCTCCTTCATGTCTTCTTTGTCCTGTCAGGGACCATTGTGAGGCGTTCCATGAAGGGGTACAAACTGAGCTTCCAGTAAAAACGAAAAAGAAGAAGCAGAAAAATATCCAGCTGGCCGCAGGGATCTTTAGTGATCAAAGTGGAAGGATCCTTATAAGGAAAAGACCGGAAACTGGCTTGCTGGCAAACCTGTGGGAGTTCCCGACTGTAGAGTTAGACCTCGGATTCCAAAGGCAGCGAGAGCAGCTGTCCGGACATTTTGAAGAACTTTATGGTTTTTCTCCTAAGATAAATGATTCCATAGGCGAAATCGGCCATGTTTTCTCCCATCTGATTTGGAATATTCATGTATTCAGCGGCAGCTTTGATAGCGCTATTCCGGAAACTCAGCAGTTAAAACTTGTTACTGAGCAGGAGATCCAGGAATATGCATTTCCGGTTCCATACCAAAAAATGCTGAAGCGGTATCTTGAAGTTAAAAAGGCTGACTAATCACTAAGGTGGTTAGCAGCCTTTTTTTCATGGTTTATCGGGAATTATTGACCATGCGATATGGATGACTACATGTGGTATTCCTAATCCAGCTTCAGCGCATAGCCCCTCTAGACGCTTCGGTCCTGCCAATGAAGTCAAAGAACGACTTCAGTGTCAGGACCTCCAGCGCTTGTCGGGGCTGAACGAGGCGCTTACGCTTTTTGTTACTAATCGTAACTGATTTTTGTTCCATGGGTGTAATCAGCTTCACCGCGGCTAAGGCCGCCCCTGCGCTCGATTTCTTCAACAATTTCTCTGTGGATGGTCTGCCCTTCGGAATTTAAATATGGCACCATCTGCTGCAGGGAGTGATGGAAAAACGCAAGCTCGCTGTCTCTCCAGTCAGTCTT belongs to Mesobacillus sp. AQ2 and includes:
- a CDS encoding metal-dependent hydrolase, coding for MDTGTHVVMGFALGGLATLDPAVSESSITASSVLVATLVGSQIPDIDTVLKLRNNAVYIRNHRGVTHSIPAVLLWPLLISGTIYFFNPEANLLHLWIWTFIAVFLHVFVDIFNAYGTQALRPFSSKWVALGVINTFDPIIFALHVIGLFLWAFGAHPGYTFLTIYGILVLYYIYRFVVKHRIKCAVEKIVPDATDIIIAPTMRFNHWRVAVMNKHQFFVGRGYKRHVRILDQFNRVPVPETPVLEAAKTDKNLSAFLSFSPVYRWECDEYDDFYEVRFIDLRYRSNGHYPFVAVVNLNKDLEILSSYTGWIYSEEKLRKKLEFIPGEG
- a CDS encoding YfhH family protein produces the protein MGREKRYSEMTEYELNQEIASLRDKARKAEQMGMASELAVYERKIAMARSYMLNPDDFKPGEVYGIEGDPGAYFKIDYMNGVFAWGARLNGDGKEEALPISLLTETEQNQNN
- a CDS encoding YfhJ family protein; this translates as MQETHEALASLLQEKNNGITYEQALRWVELLWSDFEATYAKAGHKYMGSEMTEKVVRQWIENYGSQLHEFVARNPKYKHLLEEE
- a CDS encoding small, acid-soluble spore protein K, which translates into the protein MRNKVTNFPNQNNNKLEGEPRAKAEYASKRADGTINTHPQERMYASSHREDDTSAVIKDH
- the mutY gene encoding A/G-specific adenine glycosylase → MDKKSFQDDLIGWFVSEQRELPWRKDQDPYKVWVSEIMLQQTRVDTVIPYFNRFLERFPTIEALASADEEKVLKAWEGLGYYSRVRNLQSAVKEVHEHYGGKVPDSPEEIASLKGVGPYTAGAILSIAYGKPEPAVDGNVMRVLSRILLIWDDIARPASRKIFESAVREIISHENPSYFNQALMELGALICTPTSPSCLLCPVRDHCEAFHEGVQTELPVKTKKKKQKNIQLAAGIFSDQSGRILIRKRPETGLLANLWEFPTVELDLGFQRQREQLSGHFEELYGFSPKINDSIGEIGHVFSHLIWNIHVFSGSFDSAIPETQQLKLVTEQEIQEYAFPVPYQKMLKRYLEVKKAD